In Agromyces archimandritae, one genomic interval encodes:
- a CDS encoding adenylosuccinate synthase: MPAAVLIGAQWGDEGKGKATDLLASRLDYVVKFNGGNNAGHTVVIGDEKYALHLLPSGILTPGVTPVIANGVVVDIDVLFEELEALASRGIDVSRLQVSANAHVITQYHRTLDKVTERFLGKRQIGTTGRGIGPAYADKINRVGIRMQDLFDENILRQKVEGALDQKNHLLVKVYNRRAFSVDEIVDELLAHVERLRPMVSDTGLLLHRALEAGETVLFEGGQATMLDVDHGTYPFVTSSNATSGGAITGSGIAPGRIDRVIAVVKAYTTRVGAGPFPTELFDEWGTWLAERGHEYGTTTGRLRRTGWYDAPIARYAARVNGVTDFVLTKLDVLTGLERIPVCVAYDVDGQRVDEVPVSQSDFHHAVPIYEEFPGWSEDISGARTLEDLPANARAYVRELEAISGSRISAIGVGPGRDEIVQVHDLLD; this comes from the coding sequence ATGCCCGCAGCCGTCCTGATCGGTGCGCAGTGGGGCGACGAAGGCAAGGGCAAGGCAACCGACCTGCTCGCCTCGCGCCTCGACTACGTCGTCAAGTTCAACGGCGGCAACAACGCCGGCCACACCGTCGTCATCGGCGACGAGAAGTACGCCCTGCACCTGCTGCCATCCGGCATCCTCACCCCGGGCGTCACGCCCGTCATCGCCAACGGCGTCGTCGTCGACATCGACGTGCTGTTCGAGGAGCTCGAGGCCCTCGCCTCGCGCGGCATCGACGTGTCGCGGCTGCAGGTCTCGGCGAACGCGCACGTCATCACGCAGTACCACCGCACCCTCGACAAGGTCACCGAGCGTTTCCTCGGCAAGCGGCAGATCGGCACGACCGGCCGCGGCATCGGCCCCGCCTACGCCGACAAGATCAACCGCGTCGGCATCCGCATGCAGGACCTCTTCGACGAGAACATCCTGCGGCAGAAGGTCGAGGGCGCCCTCGACCAGAAGAACCACCTGCTCGTGAAGGTCTACAACCGGCGTGCGTTCAGCGTCGACGAGATCGTCGACGAACTGCTCGCGCACGTCGAGCGGCTTCGGCCCATGGTCAGCGACACGGGCCTGCTGCTGCACCGCGCCCTCGAGGCCGGCGAGACCGTGCTGTTCGAGGGCGGGCAGGCGACGATGCTCGACGTCGACCACGGCACCTACCCGTTCGTGACCTCCTCGAACGCGACGAGCGGCGGGGCGATCACCGGCTCCGGCATCGCCCCCGGGCGCATCGACCGGGTCATCGCCGTCGTCAAGGCGTACACGACGCGCGTGGGCGCCGGGCCGTTCCCGACCGAGCTCTTCGACGAATGGGGCACCTGGCTCGCCGAACGCGGCCACGAGTACGGCACGACCACCGGGCGTCTGCGCCGCACCGGCTGGTACGACGCGCCGATCGCCCGCTACGCGGCCCGCGTCAACGGCGTCACCGACTTCGTGCTCACCAAGCTCGACGTGCTCACCGGCCTCGAACGCATCCCCGTCTGCGTCGCCTACGACGTCGACGGGCAGCGCGTCGACGAGGTGCCCGTCTCGCAGTCCGACTTCCACCACGCCGTGCCGATCTACGAGGAGTTCCCCGGCTGGAGCGAAGACATCTCGGGGGCCCGCACGCTCGAGGATCTGCCCGCCAACGCCCGGGCGTACGTGCGCGAGCTCGAGGCGATCTCGGGCTCGCGCATCTCGGCGATCGGCGTCGGCCCCGGCCGTGACGAGATCGTGCAGGTGCACGACCTCCTCGACTGA